Proteins from a genomic interval of Zingiber officinale cultivar Zhangliang chromosome 1B, Zo_v1.1, whole genome shotgun sequence:
- the LOC121979743 gene encoding protein TIFY 5A-like, protein MSRDAIDLRLRLGNASADGDRRSSTPRFCGVEQQGNQQITIFYNGQICIRNVTDLQARAIICMATKEMDDQWRKESTQAKEKESSPSQLLLHHRSSVRRPPLSMEQQLLMNPKLPMKRSLQRFLQKRKSRSLAISPYYMHTSEPLSSIKS, encoded by the exons ATGAGTCGCGACGCGATCGACCTCCGGCTTCGCCTCGGCAACGCGAGCGCTGACGGCGACCGCCGTTCGAGCACGCCCAGATTTTGCGGAGTGGAGCAGCAGGGGAATCAACAGATCACCATTTTTTACAATGGCCAGATTTGTATCCGCAACGTCACAGACCTTCAG GCGAGAGCAATCATCTGCATGGCCACGAAAGAGATGGACGATCAATGGAGGAAGGAGAGTACACAAGCAAAGGAGAAGGAATCCTCACCCTCCCAGCTGCTGCTTCATCATCGCTCGTCGGTGCGACGACCGCCTCTATCTATGGAGCAGCAGCTCCTCATGAACCCTAAGCTTCCGATGAAGCGATCACTGCAGCGGTTTCTCCagaagaggaagtccagatcACTTGCTATATCGCCTTATTATATGCACACTTCAGAACCTTTGTCCTCCATCAAATCTTGA
- the LOC121979734 gene encoding peroxisomal membrane protein 13-like yields the protein MGSNSPPAGAPPPKPWERAGDSSSPAPFKPPSSGNTSDVVEASGTAKPGEVVPTVDRNITTTNNTLTGPVPPRPWQNYGTSYGGYGSNVYNSSYGSGMYGSYGGVGSYGGIGSYGGVYGNNMNSGYGNLYGSSGMYGGGMYNSGLGGPMGSYGMGMGGPYGNQDPNNPFGPPSSPPSFWMSFLRVMQGVVNFFGRISILIDQNTQAFHLFMTALLQLFDRSGMLYGELARFVLRILGIRTKPKNQQQPGPGEFPVPAGQNFLDGPKVSGTWDGVWAGDTKPSS from the exons GTGCCCCACCACCAAAACCATGGGAAAGAGCTGGTGATTCATCAAGTCCTGCACCATTTAAGCCACCATCATCGGGCAACACTAGTGATGTCGTTGAAGCATCTGGCACTGCAAAACCTGGTGAAGTTGTTCCAACTGTTGACAGGAATATTACTACTACCAATAATACTCTCACAGGACCTGTTCCTCCAAGGCCATGGCAGAACTATGGCACCAGTTACGGAG GTTACGGATCAAATGTATACAATTCAAGCTATGGTTCTGGCATGTATGGCTCCTATGGGGGTGTTGGATCCTATGGGGGTATCGGATCATATGGTGGCGTTTATGGTAACAATATGAATTCAGGCTATGGGAATTTGTATGGAAGTTCAGGAATGTATGGAGGTGGCATGTACAATAGTGGCCTTGGTGGCCCTATGGGCAGCTATGGTATGGGCATGGGAGGTCCTTATGGTAACCAAGATCCAAATAATCCATTTGGTCCCCCATCATCCCCGCCAAGTTTCTGGATGTCCTTTCTTCGTGTG ATGCAAGGCGTTGTGAATTTCTTCGGTCGAATTTCTATACTCATAGATCAGAATACTCAGGCTTTTCACTTGTTCATGACTGCCCTTCTTCAG CTTTTCGACCGGTCTGGAATGCTATATGGCGAGCTCGCAAGATTTGTTTTGAGGATACTGGGCATCCGAACAAAGCCTAAGAATCAGCAGCAACCAGGACCTGGCGAATTTCCTGTCCCTGCTGGCCAAAATTTCCTCGACGGACCTAAAGTTAGCGGCACATGGGACGGTGTTTGGGCCGGCGACACTAAGCCTTCTTCTTAG